A region from the Campylobacter magnus genome encodes:
- the murI gene encoding glutamate racemase: protein MSKGFKIGFFDSGVGGLNVLYEAFLCLPKNTSFVYYADHDNVPYGNKSSGEIKNLLFHALRFLKLEGCDAIVIACNTASSVANKEFRASFGVPIIAMEPAIKPAIVNYPESRILITATQATIIGEKLKNLLDSLNAKNCDLMALPRLVSYAQAGDFRSAGGYLSTIGLYKYDVVVLGCTHFNYFKKEMKLANLGLDFVDGNFGTIRHLAHTIGVDLGKNKADIAELMKKTKFFISNLEITPSEIPLFEKCLARAKMSRSIK from the coding sequence CCTGCCAAAAAACACTAGCTTTGTTTATTATGCCGACCATGACAATGTCCCTTATGGAAATAAAAGCAGTGGAGAGATAAAAAACTTATTATTTCATGCTTTGCGCTTTTTAAAGCTAGAAGGCTGTGATGCTATAGTAATAGCTTGTAACACCGCTAGTAGCGTGGCTAATAAAGAGTTTCGTGCTAGTTTTGGCGTGCCGATAATAGCGATGGAACCAGCCATAAAACCAGCCATCGTAAACTACCCTGAATCTAGAATTCTCATTACCGCCACGCAAGCAACGATAATAGGTGAAAAGCTAAAAAATCTGCTTGATAGCCTAAATGCTAAAAACTGCGATTTGATGGCTTTGCCAAGACTTGTTTCTTATGCTCAAGCAGGAGATTTTCGCTCGGCTGGAGGATATCTTTCTACCATAGGGCTATATAAATATGATGTCGTGGTGCTAGGGTGTACGCATTTTAACTACTTTAAAAAAGAGATGAAATTAGCAAATCTAGGGCTTGATTTTGTTGATGGCAACTTTGGCACTATCCGCCACCTAGCGCACACTATTGGTGTAGATCTAGGCAAAAACAAAGCAGATATAGCAGAGCTTATGAAAAAAACTAAGTTTTTCATCTCAAATCTAGAAATCACGCCTAGCGAAATTCCGCTATTTGAAAAGTGCCTAGCTCGCGCTAAAATGAGCAGGTCAATTAAATAA